A window of Hymenobacter sublimis genomic DNA:
GCACGCCGTGCTGGGCGGCCACGTCCATCATGTTCAGAGCCAGGATGACGGGCAGGCCCAAATCCACCACCTGCGTAAACAGCAGCAGGTTGCGGCGCAGGTTGCTCGCGTCCACGGTCACCACCACGAAGTCCGGGTACTGGGCCGACGTGCGGTCGTAGAGCAGGTCGGTGATGACCTTCTCGTCCAGGCTTTTGGGGTAGAGCGAGTAGGTGCCGGGCAGGTCAATGATTTCGGCGCGGTGCTGGGGCGTGAACTGGCTCACCCCCGTTTTGCGGTCCACCGTCACGCCGGGGAAGTTGCCGACTTTCTGGTTGAGGCCCGTGAGCTGGTTGAACAGCGACGATTTGCCCGAGTTGGGGTTGCCGATGAGCGCCAGCCGGGAAAAAGCGGCCCGCCCGGTGCCCGGCTGGTCCACGAGGGGCAGCGGCGCAGCGGGGGGGGCCAAAGTAGATGCGGACATGAACCTGAGTCTTATTTGTAATCTTTCTAAACAAAGTTAGCGGAACCCCGTTTCATTCGTTCAAAAAAAACACTGCCCGTAAGGAGCTCTTTCCCGGGAGCTTCGCGGCAACTTCCGGTCATTTTCGGGTGTTCTGCAACCACCCTGGGCGGCCGTTGGCTTACGCCGCGCTGCGCCGGCTGCAACCCAAAACCCGCCGCCTATATATCCTTCTTTCGGCAGACTGCGTATGTTTGCACCGTCCCGTAATTAAGCAATGCGCTTCTTCTCCGTCTTTTTTGCCGTCTACATTGCCGTGCTGGCTTGTCTGCCCTGTGCGGACGAGGCCCCGGCGTGGGCCTTCGGCAGCCGGACGCAGGTGGAAGCCACCGAGCACGGGCCGGGCAGCGATACGCACCTGGAATGGTGCTCCCCGCTGTGTCAATGCCACAGTTGCCCGGGCACTACGCTGCCCGTGACCATTGCCGTAGCAGTGGGCGAGCCCGCGCAGGAATACGCCGGCCCGCGCTTTTTCCCGCGCCTGGCGTCCCCCGCTGCGCGGCAGCGGGCCGGCAGCATCTGGCAGCCTCCCCAAGCCTAGTTTCCTCCTATTCCGGTTGCCTCGCGCAACCGGGCACCCTGTCGTGCCCGGTTGCGTGGGCACATGCGCACCGTTTCAGCGCACCGCCGGACCTGCCGCCGTCGAGCCCTTGTGGCTCCGGCCGCCCTTTTTCAGGATTTCTAGCCTTACCCTTCAGCCAGCATGTTTGACCGGCTCATTCATTTTTCCATTCACAACAAGCTCATTATCGGGATACTGACCCTGGCCCTGGTTGCCTGGGGCGGCTATTCGCTGAGCCGGCTGCCGATTGACGCGGTGCCCGACATTACCAATAACCAGGTCGTCGTCTACACCGTGGCCCCGTCCCTGGCCGCGGGCGACATCGAGCGGCTCGTCTCCTTCCCCGTCGAGCAAAGCCTGGCCACCATTCCGGACCGCAAGGAAGTGCGCTCCTTTTCCCGCTTCGGCCTTTCGGTGGTGACCATCGTCTTCGAGGACGACGTGGACATCTACTGGGCCCGCCAGCAGGTGGCCGAGCGCTTGCGCGAAGCCGAAAGCCAGATACCCGAAGGGGTGGGTCGTCCCGAGCTGGCCCCGGTCAGCACCGGCCTGGGCGAGGTCTACCAGTACCTGGTGCGGGCCAAGCCCGGCTTCGAGAAAAAGTACGACGCCCGCGAGCTGCGCACCATTCAGGACTGGATTATCCGGCGCCAGCTGCTGGGCACGCCCGGCGTAGCCGACGTGGCCAGCTTCGGCGGCCTGCTCAAGCAGTACGAAATCCGGCTGGACCCCACCCGCCTGCGCTCGCTCAACGTCACGACCGAGCAGGTCTACCAGGCCGTGTCGCGCAACAACCAGAACGCCGGCGGGGCTTACCTCGACCAGAAGCCCACGGCGTACTTTATCCGCACCGAGGGCCTGGCGGAGAACGCCGCCGACCTGGGCAACATCGTCGTGCGCAACACCCAAGGGGGCCTGCCCGTGCTGGTTCGTGACGTGGCCGACGTGGGCCTGGGCTCGGCCGTGCGCTACGGGGCCATGACCCGCAACAACGAGGGCGAAGTCACCGGCGGCATCGTGCTCATGCTTAAAGGCGCCAACGCCAACGAGGTCATCAAAGCCGTCAAGGAGCGGATGGTGACGGTGGAGAAATCCCTGCCCGAAGGCGTGACCGTCGACGTGTACCTGGAGCGCTCCGACCTGGTGGGCCGGGCCATCAATACCGTCACCAAAAACCTCATCGAAGGGGCGCTCATCGTCATTTTCGTGCTGGTGCTGTTCCTGGGCAACTGGCGCGCGGGCCTGGTGGTGGCCTCCGTGATTCCGCTGGCCATGCTCTTTGCCATCAGTATGATGCGCCTGTTCGGGGTGTCAGGCAACCTGCTCTCGCTCGGCGCCATCGACTTCGGCCTGGTCGTGGACGGGGCCGTCATCATCGTCGAGGCCATCGTGCACCGCCTGCATACCCACGTGGGCACGGCCTCTCACCCGGAAGGGGCGGACGGCAAGCTGACCCGGGAGCAGATGAACGACGCCACGTACGAGGCGGCCAGCAAAATCCGCTCCTCGGCCGCTTTTGGCGAAATCATCATCCTCATCGTGTACCTGCCGCTGCTGGCCCTGGCCGGCATCGAGGGCAAGATGTTTGGTCCCATGGCCCAAACCGTGGCCTTTGCCATTGTGGGCGCTTTCATCCTGAGCCTGACCTACGTGCCCATGATGTCGGCCCTGGCGTTGAGCCGCAACACGGCGCATAAACCCAACTTCTCCGACCGGATGATGCGCTGGCTCGAAGCCCGCTACCGGCCCGTCTTGGAATGGGCGCTGCGGCGCAAGGTGGTGGTACTGACCTCCGCCGTGGCCCTGTTCGTGGGCGCCTTGCTCTTGTTCCGTACCCTGGGCGGGGAGTTCATCCCCCAACTGGCCGAAGGCGACTTTGCCATTGAGATGCGCACGCTCACGGGTTCCTCGCTGAGCTACACCGTTGACAAAAGCCTGCAGGCCGCCGCCGTGTTGAAAAAGCAGTTTCCCGAAGTCAAGGAGGTCGTGGCCAAAATCGGGGCGGCCGAAATCCCCACCGACCCCATGCCGGTGGAAGCGGCCGATGTGATGGTGATTCTGGAAAAGGACCAGGACAAATGGACCTCCGCCCGCACCCAGGAGGAACTGGCCGGTAAGATGGCCGAAGCCCTGGAAGTCATTCCCGGCGTCACCTTCGGCTTTCAGCAGCCCATTCAGATGCGGTTTAACGAATTGATTTCCGGCGCCAAGCAGGACGTGGTGCTCAAAATCTACGGCGAAGACCTGGCCCAACTGGCTTCCTACGCCGAGCGGGCGGCCCGCCTGGTCGGGCAGGTCGAAGGGGCCGAGGACGTGTACGTCGAGCAAGTCACCGGCCTGCCGCAAATCGTGGTCAAGCTGGACCGCAACCGCATGGCCCGCTTCGGCCTCAACGCCGAGGACGTGAACCGCACCGTGCAGACGGCCTTTGCCGGGCAATCGGCCGGCCAGCTCTTCGAGCAGGAGCGCCGCTTCGACGTGGTGCTGCGCCTGGCGCCCGAGCTGCGCCAGAACATCAACCAGGTGCGCCAGCTGCTCGTGGCCACGCCCGGCGGCGAGCAGATTCCGCTGGAGCAGGTGGCCACGGTAGACTTGCAGGAAGGCCCCAACCAGATTCAGCGGGATGACGCCAAGCGCCGCATCACGGTGGCCTTCAACGTGCGGGGCCGCGACGTGGAAAGCGTCGTGACCGAGCTGCAGGGTAAAGTCGACGCGCAGATGAAGTTTGCGCCCGGCTACTACACCACCTACGGGGGCCAGTTCGAGAACCTGCGCCAGGCCACCGAGCGGCTTAGCATCGCCGTGCCCGTGGCCCTGCTGCTGATTTTTGTGCTGCTCTTTTTCACCTTCAAATCCCTCAAGCAGTCCGTCATGATTTTCACGGCCATTCCGCTTTCGGCCATTGGCGGGGTGCTGGCTTTGTGGCTGCGCGACATGCCGTTCAGCATCTCGGCCGGGGTGGGCTTCATTGCCCTGTTCGGGGTAGCCGTGCTCAACGGCATCGTGCTCATCGGCTACTTCAACCAGCTCAAGGAAGAAGGCCACGCCGACCTCTACCAGCGCATTCTGGAAGGCACGCAGGTGCGCCTGCGGCCCGTGCTGATGACGGCCACCGTGGCCTCACTGGGCTTCCTGCCCATGGCCCTGTCGCAGTCGGCGGGCGCCGAAGTGCAGCGCCCCCTGGCCACCGTCGTCATCGGGGGCCTAGTGACGGCCACGCTGCTGACCCTGCTGGTGCTGCCCGTGCTTTACGCCCTCTCCGAGCGCAACAACAGGACCAAGGAAGAAGACCTGCCGCAACGAACGCCGGCCGTGCCGGTGTCGGTGCTGCTGCTCGTGCTGGGTGGGCTGCTGGCCGCAGCACCCGTCCGGGCACAGGGACCCATCACGTCCACGCAGGCCGTGGGTCAGGCCCTGCAGGCCAACGGCACGGTGCAGGGTGCCCAGCGCGCCCTGGAAGCCCAGCAGGCGTTGCGCCGCACGGCCTTTGACGTGGGCCGCACCACCATCCTGGGCACTTACGGGCAGGTGAACTCCCCGCTCTCCGACAATGTGCTGAGCATCGGCCAGTCGCTGGCCCTGCCCGGGTACTACCGCGCCCAGGCCGGCCTGAGCCAGGCCCAGATTGGCACCCGCGAACAGCAATTGGCCCAAGTGCAGGCCGAGCTCACGCGCCAGGTGCGCCTGAGCTACGAGCGGGCCGTGCACGCCCGGCACCGCCTGCGCACCCTGCGCGGGCAGGACAGCATCTACACCGAGTTCTTACGTTCAGCCCAGCTGCGCTTCAAGACCGGGGAGGTCGCCCGCCTGGAACCGGCCAACGCCCTAATTCAGCAGGGCGAGACCCAGAACCTGCTCGCCGAGGCCCAGGCCGACTACGCCGTGGCCCAACGGCAGCTGCAGGCCCTGCTGCAAACCAACGGGCCCGTGGCCATTGCCGACAGCATCTTACGCCTGCTGCCCGCCCCGGCGGGGAGCGGGGACACGGCCACGTTAGCGGCCACCCCGCAAGCCCGGGTGCTCCAGCAGCAAATAACCGAGCGGCGGGCCGAAACCCGCGTCGAGCAGGCCCAAGGCCTGCCCCAGGTCACGGTGGGCTACACCAACCAGTCGCTGCGCGGCACCTACGAGCTGGACGGGCAAACCTCGACCTACGGGGCCGGCGACCGGTTCCAGAGCGTGCAGGCCGGCGTGGCCATCCCGCTGCTGCGCGGGCCCCAGAAGGCCCGGGTGCAGGCCGCCAAGCTGCAGGAGCAGGCGGCCACGACGGCCTACCAGCGCTACCAGGCCGAAGCCGCCGCCCAGCTCGATGAGCTGCGCCTGCGCCTCGTGGAGCAGCGCCGGCGGGTGCAGTTCTACGAGCAGACCGGCCTGCCCCAGGCCGACGTCATCGTGCGCCTGAGCCAGCGGGCCTACAAAGCCGGCGAAACCACCTACTCCGAGCTCCTGCTCAACCTGGAGCGCGCCCTGAGCGTGCGAACGGCCTACCTTGACGCCGTGCTCCAGCACAACCAAACCGCCATTGACCTGGACTACCTGCTTGGCTCCGCGGCCCAGTAATTCCTTCCTCTTGACCTCAACCCCATGAATAAGATTGCATCCCTGGTGCTGCTGCTGGCCCTGACCTTCCAGGCCGGCTGCAGCGCCGATAAGAAAGAAAGCGCCGAGGCAGAGCCCGCCACCGAAGCCAAAGAAGCCGGCGGTGAAGCGGGTGAAGCTGCCGAGAAAGGTGAAGCCGGAGAAGCCGGTGAAGGCGAAGAAGCGTCCGACGTGGTCACCCTTTCAGCTGCCCAACAGCAGGCCGGCGGGCTGAAAACCGGCAAACTGGCCTCCCGTCCCCTGGGCGCGGGCCTGGCCGTGACGGGCACGCTGGACGTACCGCCCGAAAGCGCCGTGTCCATCACGGCCCCGCTGGGCGGCTTCGTGGAAAAGACCGAGCTGCTGCAGGGCACGCGCGTACGCAAGGGCGAGGTGCTGGCCACCATCCGCAACCCCGAGTTTGTTCAGCTACAGCAGGACTACTTGGAAACGCGCAGCCGTCTGGACTACGCCCGCGCCGAGCTGGCCCGCCAAAAGGAGCTCTACGAGCAGGAGGTGGCCCCCCAGAAAAATTACCAGCGCGCCCAGGCCGACTACCGGGCCCTGCAGGTGCAAACCAACGCCCAGGCCGCCCGCCTGCGCCTGGCCGGTCTGCCGGTGGGCGGGAAGATAGTTACTACAGCTACGCTGCGCGCCCCGCGGGCCGGCTTCGTGCGCGCGGTCAACGTGACGGTGGGGCAAGCCGTGACGGCCACCGACGCGCTGTTTGAAATCGTGGACCCCGAGCACTTGCACGTGGAGCTGACGGTGTTCGAGCGCGACGTGGCCCGGGTGCAGAAAGGGCAGCTCATTCACTTTACGCTGGCCAGCGACTCCGCCGGCTCCCGCCGCGAGCGCACGGCCCGGGTGTACCTGGTCGGCCGCGCCATTGGCGAAGACCGCACGGTGCGGGTGCACGGCCACCTCGACAACGAGAAGGACCGCAGCCTGCTGCCGGGCCTTTACGTGCGGGCCACCATCGAGACCGGGCGCACCCAAGCCTCCACGCTGCCCGACGCCGCGCTGGTGCGCTTTGAAGGCAAGAACTACGCCTTTGCCGTCGAAGCCCCCGGCCGCTACCGCCTGGTGCCCGTGACGCTGGGCCGCAGCGAGGACGGCTACACCGAAATTACCCTGCCTGAGACCGTTCCCGCGACGACCACCTTCGTCACGAATGGGGCCTACTCCTTGCTGGCCAAGATGAAAAACGCCGAGGAGGAGGAGGAATAAGCACTTCCGCTACCCTTCCGTACTCATTAGCTCTACTCACCCGCCCGATGACTTATCTACGGCCCCTACTGGTCTTTTTTCTGGCCGGCCTCTGCGAAATCGGAGGGGGCTACCTGCTGTGGCAGTGGCTCAAAGCGGGCCGTCCCGGCTGGACGGGGCTGCTCGGCGCCCTGCTGCTGGTGGCCTACGGCTGGGTGGCCACCTGGCAGCCGACGTCGTTTGGCAAAACCTACGCCGTGTACGGTGGCCTTTTCGTGGTCATGTCCATCGCCTGGGCCTGGTACTTCGACGGCTTCCGGCCCGACCGGGCGGACGTGCTCGGCGGCGCGGTCACCCTGCTGGGCATTGGCATCATCTTGTTCTGGCCCCGGGCCTAGTCGCTATGGTCGAACTCCTCACCGGATGCCTGCTCCTGAGCCTGCTGCACGCCGCGATTCCCAACCACTGGGCGCCGGTGCTGGCCGTGGCCCGGGCCGAGCGCTGGCCGCTGCGGCGGGCGGTGGGGGTGACGGTGGTGGCCGGGGCGGCCCACGTGCTGAGCACGGTGCTGCTGGGGTTGGCGCTGGGGTTGCTGGGCTGGCGCCTCTCGGCCCGGTTCTCGCAGGTTGCCGGCGTGGCGGCCCCGGCTTTGCTCGTGCTCATCGGCCTGCTGTATGCCTTGTCGGGGCCGGGGCATACCCACCCCGCGCGGGTACCGGCCCATCGGGGCGGCCGGGTGGTGCTGGGCTTGGCGGCCACCATGTTTCTGGCGCCTTGCCTGGAGATTCAAACCTTCTTTCTGGCCGCCGGCACCCGCGGCACGCTGGCCCTGGCGCTGGCCATGGCCACCTACCTGGTGGTGTCCGTGGGGGCCATGAGCGCACTGGTTGCGGGGGCCTACTCGGGCATTCGCCGCCTGAACCTGGACGGCTTGGCCCACCACGAGCGTCGCCTCACCGGGGCCGTGCTCGTGCTGGTGGGGCTGGCCGGCTTTTTCGTGGACTGGTAGCCCCTGGCCGGCTGCCGTCTTATTCTTTCACCTGAAACCTTCTTCTTATGCCTGACCCAACCTCCCCCAATACCGACGAAGAGCTCAACACCGCCAAGCAGGTG
This region includes:
- a CDS encoding YnfA family protein, whose protein sequence is MTYLRPLLVFFLAGLCEIGGGYLLWQWLKAGRPGWTGLLGALLLVAYGWVATWQPTSFGKTYAVYGGLFVVMSIAWAWYFDGFRPDRADVLGGAVTLLGIGIILFWPRA
- a CDS encoding DUF6660 family protein → MRFFSVFFAVYIAVLACLPCADEAPAWAFGSRTQVEATEHGPGSDTHLEWCSPLCQCHSCPGTTLPVTIAVAVGEPAQEYAGPRFFPRLASPAARQRAGSIWQPPQA
- a CDS encoding efflux RND transporter periplasmic adaptor subunit, with product MNKIASLVLLLALTFQAGCSADKKESAEAEPATEAKEAGGEAGEAAEKGEAGEAGEGEEASDVVTLSAAQQQAGGLKTGKLASRPLGAGLAVTGTLDVPPESAVSITAPLGGFVEKTELLQGTRVRKGEVLATIRNPEFVQLQQDYLETRSRLDYARAELARQKELYEQEVAPQKNYQRAQADYRALQVQTNAQAARLRLAGLPVGGKIVTTATLRAPRAGFVRAVNVTVGQAVTATDALFEIVDPEHLHVELTVFERDVARVQKGQLIHFTLASDSAGSRRERTARVYLVGRAIGEDRTVRVHGHLDNEKDRSLLPGLYVRATIETGRTQASTLPDAALVRFEGKNYAFAVEAPGRYRLVPVTLGRSEDGYTEITLPETVPATTTFVTNGAYSLLAKMKNAEEEEE
- a CDS encoding CusA/CzcA family heavy metal efflux RND transporter; amino-acid sequence: MFDRLIHFSIHNKLIIGILTLALVAWGGYSLSRLPIDAVPDITNNQVVVYTVAPSLAAGDIERLVSFPVEQSLATIPDRKEVRSFSRFGLSVVTIVFEDDVDIYWARQQVAERLREAESQIPEGVGRPELAPVSTGLGEVYQYLVRAKPGFEKKYDARELRTIQDWIIRRQLLGTPGVADVASFGGLLKQYEIRLDPTRLRSLNVTTEQVYQAVSRNNQNAGGAYLDQKPTAYFIRTEGLAENAADLGNIVVRNTQGGLPVLVRDVADVGLGSAVRYGAMTRNNEGEVTGGIVLMLKGANANEVIKAVKERMVTVEKSLPEGVTVDVYLERSDLVGRAINTVTKNLIEGALIVIFVLVLFLGNWRAGLVVASVIPLAMLFAISMMRLFGVSGNLLSLGAIDFGLVVDGAVIIVEAIVHRLHTHVGTASHPEGADGKLTREQMNDATYEAASKIRSSAAFGEIIILIVYLPLLALAGIEGKMFGPMAQTVAFAIVGAFILSLTYVPMMSALALSRNTAHKPNFSDRMMRWLEARYRPVLEWALRRKVVVLTSAVALFVGALLLFRTLGGEFIPQLAEGDFAIEMRTLTGSSLSYTVDKSLQAAAVLKKQFPEVKEVVAKIGAAEIPTDPMPVEAADVMVILEKDQDKWTSARTQEELAGKMAEALEVIPGVTFGFQQPIQMRFNELISGAKQDVVLKIYGEDLAQLASYAERAARLVGQVEGAEDVYVEQVTGLPQIVVKLDRNRMARFGLNAEDVNRTVQTAFAGQSAGQLFEQERRFDVVLRLAPELRQNINQVRQLLVATPGGEQIPLEQVATVDLQEGPNQIQRDDAKRRITVAFNVRGRDVESVVTELQGKVDAQMKFAPGYYTTYGGQFENLRQATERLSIAVPVALLLIFVLLFFTFKSLKQSVMIFTAIPLSAIGGVLALWLRDMPFSISAGVGFIALFGVAVLNGIVLIGYFNQLKEEGHADLYQRILEGTQVRLRPVLMTATVASLGFLPMALSQSAGAEVQRPLATVVIGGLVTATLLTLLVLPVLYALSERNNRTKEEDLPQRTPAVPVSVLLLVLGGLLAAAPVRAQGPITSTQAVGQALQANGTVQGAQRALEAQQALRRTAFDVGRTTILGTYGQVNSPLSDNVLSIGQSLALPGYYRAQAGLSQAQIGTREQQLAQVQAELTRQVRLSYERAVHARHRLRTLRGQDSIYTEFLRSAQLRFKTGEVARLEPANALIQQGETQNLLAEAQADYAVAQRQLQALLQTNGPVAIADSILRLLPAPAGSGDTATLAATPQARVLQQQITERRAETRVEQAQGLPQVTVGYTNQSLRGTYELDGQTSTYGAGDRFQSVQAGVAIPLLRGPQKARVQAAKLQEQAATTAYQRYQAEAAAQLDELRLRLVEQRRRVQFYEQTGLPQADVIVRLSQRAYKAGETTYSELLLNLERALSVRTAYLDAVLQHNQTAIDLDYLLGSAAQ